From the genome of Paludisphaera mucosa:
AACAGGGTGGCCCGCAAGCCGCCGCCGGAGAGAGCCAGTCCGAGACGAGGCATCCTACCTCCTCCTTCATTTCGTCCCATGACGGGGTGGGAGACCCCCACCTCCGGGCGACCGCCGATATCGAAGTCCTAGCGGACGACCGCCGACGGGCCGCTCCGGCCGTGCCCGTCGGCGTACGATCCGCCCCGCGGAGCGGACGGGCGGTCAGCGTCCCGGGCCGAAGCCGCCGGCGCCCAGGCCGGGCCGCACCCCGATGCCGGACGCCGGCCCGCCCAGGCCGCCGGGATTGTAGCCGGGCCGGCCGAGATCGTAGCCCCCGCCCGGATAGGCCCCGCCGGGATAGGCCCCGCCGGGATAGGCCGCGTCAGGATAGGCCCCGGCGGGATAAGCCGCGCCTGCGGCGGGCGCGGCGTAGCCGCCCGAGGGGTCGTATTGGCCCGTGGGGCTCGGGGAGGCGTACCCCGCATAGCTCTGCGTCGCGGCGTAGCAAACGGGCTGGGCCGCGGCCTTCCGCCGCCGATGGCACGCCTCCGACGTGCTCGCCCATGCGGCGACGATCAGCGAGGCCGCCAACAGACTCCGTACCAAGATGCGCGTCATGAGAGGTCCTCCACGGGGAGGGGACGTTCGCGTATCGGCCGCAAAATCGCGGCGGAGCGCGACGTCGCGCCGACCCCGTGCACGCCACCCTAAACCGCCCAGCCCCCGGAAGCTAGATAGTGAAATCCATTTATTTCAAAATGGCTTTCAACACCATACATCGATTTGATTCACGAAAGCGATGGATCGTGCATGCGTCCTGCGGCACGTCCAGCGGTGACGTCCCGCCCGGTCCCACTCGGCGCGTCGGGGTGCGGCCCGACGCCCGGATCCGGCCTGAGGATCAGAACGCCTTCACGATCGCGGTCGACATCTGGTAGTCGTACGGCTTGTCGCCGGTCAGCGGGAACTCCCAGTAGTGCAGGAAGTACCAGTTCCCCGTGATCTGGAACCGCGTCCCCGGTCCGACGGCCACGTAGGTCGGCCGGTTGCGGTCCTCGAGCGGCACGATGACGTTGCAGTTGGCGTAGAACACCAGGTCGCCGAACGCGACGTCGTGGGGCGTGAAGTAGCGGCCGATCGCCAGGTCGAAGTTCAGGTTCGTCTGCGAGGTCGACTCGCCGAACACCGGCCCCCCGGGCGTGAACACCGGGTCGGGCCGCTGGTCGTTCTTGTTCAGCGGGACGTTCACGCCGGTCCCGCCGCGCACCACCCACGCCCCGACCGGGTTGCTCCAGAACGAGTAGCGCGGGAACACCGTCATCAGCTTGCCGCCGGTCGCGGTCTGGCCCGTCGGCACGATCGTGCCGAGCGTGAACAGCTGGGTGAAGCCCTTCGACTCCGAGAGCAGGAACGAGCCGGCGATGGACATGTCGCCGAAGTCCGACCGGAAGCCGCGCCTCGGGTCCTCGGTGCCGTTGGCCGAGACGAACGGCACGTTGAGGAACACCTCGAAGCGGCGGCTGAAAGGCAGGAAGATGCCGAAGTCGCCCCGGTAGCCCTGCCCCCCGAACGGCTTGGACAGATTGTTCTGGTAGATCGCGTCGGCGAGCCAGAGCCGATAGAAGACGCCTTCGAACGACCCCAGCCACCCATGGCGAGGCGTCAGGCCGGATTGCCCCGCGGGGCCGCCGGCCCAGGGCTCCCTCCAGCCCTCGCTGAAGAACGTGCCCAGGCTCAGGGGCCGCCAGGGGTTGGGGTCGTCCGGGTCCTCGAAGATCGACGACGCGATCGTGTCGAAGAGCCCCATCTCGACCCTGGGGGCCGCCGGCGGCGCCGCGGGGCCGGGAAGGGCGAGGGGCGGCGGGCCGGATCCCCCCTCCGCCTGCGTTTCGACGCCCGCGAAATCGGCGTAGCTCGGGGCCGGCGGCGAGGGCGCCTGCGCCCGGGCGGCGGCGGCCGAGGCGAGGCATGAGACGCCGAGCGCGGCCGCGAAGCGGAGAGCCTGCAATAGGGAGGGTCGGCTTCCTGCCATCGTCCCAGCTCCGGATGAGGGGGTGACGTCCTCGTCATCGCTTACGGGCGGCCGCGAAGCGGCGGCGGACGACCCCGACGGGCCTGGACTCCGCCCGACGAGGCGTGCGTCCTATCTTTTCGGATGAAGAGGATTTGCGACTTGGGCGATTCTCGATCGAACGATTGGAATCACGTTATGTTTCTTTGGCGTCTTGAAAGCGTGCGTGGCCTCGAAAGGGGTTTTCTCCAAGTCTCGATTCGCCCGCCGGGCCCGACGCTCGTCCCGAGTCCCGGCCGGAACTCCCGACATGCCGCTGCTCAAGCGTCGCGACCTTGAAGAGAGAGCGACGACGAGGCTCATCCAGATCGTTCATCCGATCATGGACGTCCCGTCCCAGAGGCCGGGGAGCGACCTCAAGGCGACCATGGGCCGGGCGGAGCGGACGGGGCCGATCGGATCCCCAGCAACTCGACCTCGAAATCGAGCGTCGAGTTCGGCGGTACGGGGCCCTTCTTCGTCCCAAGGCGTCCTCGGGCGGGATGATGAGCTTTCGGATTCCTCCGCCTCATCCCCACCAGCCCGACCTCCCAGCCCCGGATGAGACCGCCCTTCCCGACGATGAACGTGCTCGGGGCGTTCCGATCCCTCGACGAGTCGAACTTCGTGCCGTCGGCCAGCGTGCCCATGTAGTGGACGGTCACCGCGTCTCCCGCCCGGACCGGCGGGCCGGTCCCGACCTTGACCTCCTCGATGCGCGTGACGGCGGGCCTGAGGTAGGCGATCACGACGGCAGCCAGAGCCACCAGCGCCAGCATGCCGCCGATGCTGATGGTCAGGCGGGGCCTGGGAGGCTTCAGCATGGGTCGGACCCACCGGAAGGGGATCGATCGAGCCGGGAGGAGCGGCCCCATTGATCGATGAGACGTGACGCTCACCGACGAGGCGCCGGCGAGTCGCTTGATCACTCGTAGATTTGACGCCATCTCCCCTTCACCTTCCAAACGCCTTTCGACTCGCCCAGGTAATACAGGTCGACGATCCCATGCGGCGACGGCCCATGATCCATGAGGACGACCGAAGTCTTGCCGTCGGCCGAGTAGCCCGGCAGATAGAAACGGAGGTAGCCGCGGTTGTTCGGGTATTTCTCCTCGAGAGGGCTCTTCTTGGAGGAGAGTGACGAGGGACCTGTCAGCAAGGTATCGAGGTCGTCAAGTTGCACTCGCTCGTCGGCGATGCCGAGGTCCTTCAGCGGAAAGGGGCCCTCCTTGTTGCGCAGCTTCAGGTCTGCCAGGTGCCCCTTCGGGATCTCTCCGCCGTCCTCGAACGATTTGAGATAGAGCTGGTCGTCCGCCCTCTCCTTCAGGGATCGAGTCCTGGCGTCGACGACGACGACCTTGCCGAACTTCCGTCCGGTCCTCTTCAGGTAGACGAGGTAATTCTCGTTCAAGGGATTCTTCGGGTCCATCTCGTCGGCGATGACGGCCTCCAGGACCTTGCGGTCCCGGTCCCGCCCTTCGGGCCCTCCCGCGACGGCCAAGGTCCAGGACGCGACGCCCAGGAGCCCGGCGGCTCCGGCGGATTGGATCAGAAATCGGCGTCGGGACGAGCGGCTCAAGGGATGCTGCATCCTTTCTTGTTGCGGTTGGACGGGTGGGGCTCCCGGCGGCGCGTCGACCGGTTGAAGATCGTTGCGGAGCACGGCAGGCCGCCCCATGCGATCCCGAATCGAGGATTCGACGGGGACGTCGATCACGCGATCTTACGGAGTCTCCGTCGATAATGGGATGTATGACGCAACAGGATCGAGTTGGGGGTGGATCGACCGACGGCGGCCGCGGGCCGCAGGAGTGGGGCATGGGATTTCCGGCGCGATGCAGGCTTCGGTCGATGATGATCGTCGTGGCCGCGGTCGGGATCGGCCTTGTCGCCTGGTGGCCTTCCCTGGTGGAGCCGATTTTGCTCACGGTCTCCATCTTCGGCCTGCTCGGCCCCGTCGCGGGGATCCTGATCCTCGATCTTCGATGTCCCGCCCGGGCCGTCGAGGGCGGGATCATCGGCGGGGCGGTCGGTTGAGCCGTGTCGGGAGGCCTCGTCGCCTTCGTGGCCGCGTCGGCTCAGGAAGGGGACGTGTTGGAAGTGCTGGTCTTCACGTGCCTCGTATTCATCCTAGCCTCCTACCCCGGCATCCTCGTGGGCTCGCTCGTCGGGGTGGTCGCGTCAGTGGGCACGACCCCGAGGGCCGAGGCGGCGGCGCGAGCCCTCGACTCGGACCTGGCAGAATTTCGCGCGGACGGAACATCCGAATTCTTATAGGTTTGATGTTTAAATTTGAAGACCTGGAGGATCAGCTTCTCGCAAACGTCTGCTGGATCGCCTCTCCCAGAATCGTGAATTTGCGATCATCACCGGCGAGCCGGTTGATGAACAAGTCGTCGTAGCTGCACATTATGGAAAATTGGATGGTGCCGAACCGGACCTTGACGCCCTTCTCCACAAGACTGCCGCAGCCTGGTGGCGTCCAGCCGGCATCGGGAATCGAGACGCCGTCGAAACTCTCGACCCACTGCAGAATTTCGACGGCGACATCCATCGAGTAGCGGCCTGGCGTCTTGAGCCAAAGTCGCCGCCCGGGCGTCCAATCCTCGACCAACACCTCGTCCGCCACGATCACCCCGATCAGTCTCACGGCCAGGCGCGGCCTCCCGCCTCGTCGAGCCAAAGTTACGACGGGCGATGGTCTGAAAGCGAGGAGAAATTCCGACCCGCCGGTGCGTCCGATGATGGGGGTCGTCTTCCGTCGGCGGATCCGGCCTGCGACGGGTGACGCATCCTGGCGTCGACCCGAGCGTAGGGCGGGGCGAGGGGTTGGCAGCGGCGGACGACGTCGGCAACCCCCGCGGATCGTCGCATAGGGGAAGGTCCGCCCTCGCGTCGTCCCGTCGTTCGAAAAACCGCCCGGCGTTTCGCACGGGCGGTTTCGATGCACCGTTCATGTTGCGCGTCCCGCTCGGACGCACCCAGGGAGCCTGGGGGGGGATCGTCGAGCCGGCCTCACGACCTCCGGGACGCGTAGGCCAGGGCGAGCAGCCCGTACGCGGTCACGAGGTTGGCGTCGCCTTCCATGAACCCGTCCGTCGCGTTGACCCAGCTCCCGTCCGGGTTCTGGCGCTTCGCGAGGGCGTCGTACAGGTCGGATCGCCAGTCGTGCGAGCCCCCCTCGGAGTCCACGAGGGTGGGGCTCCCGATGGCGGCCAGCGTCTTGGCGAAGGCCTGGTAGTAGTAATAGAGCCCCCGCTGCCCGAGGCCGGGGTTCTCCTCGACGCTGTAGTGCCGTACGAGGAACCCGCGGGCCGCCTTGACGCGCGGGTCGTCGGCCGTCAGGCCGGCGTAGATCAGGCTGCGGAGCCCGGCGTAGGTCATGCTGCCGTAGGAGCGGAGGCCGCCGTCCTCGGCCTTGCCCGCGACGCTCGTGCCGCCGTTGGCGGTCGTGTAGATGAACCCGCCGTCGTCGACTTTGCCGGCCCACGGCTGGTCGTTGAACTCGCCCTTGAGGTTCTGGCACCGCGAGATGAAGACGATCGCCTTCTTCAGGGCGGGGTCGTCGGCCGGCACGCCGCTGTCGCGGAGCGCCTCGATCATGAAGGACGTATTCGAGAGGTCCGGGCGCGGCGGCCGGGGGGTCGCCGCCTTCGTCGCGTCCTTCTTTGCGGGCTCGGGCCGGGGGGCGGGGGGGGCGGACGCCCCGCCGGGCCCGTAGCCCGCGCCGCCGTAGAACGGATGGTCCCGGGGCGTGCCGTTCGTCTCGTCGAACTGGGTCGAGCGGAGGAACCGCTGCGCCCCCTCGATCAGGGATTTGTATTTGCCGTCCCGGTCGGCCTCGTGGAACGCCATCAGCGCGACGCAGGTCGCGTAGCTGGAGTGGCGGACCCCCGCCAGGCCCCCCGCCTTGGCGTCTATGGATTTCTCGAGGTAGGCCAGGCCCTTCGCGACCGCGGGCTCGTCCGGCGTCGTCCGCCCGGAGCGGAGCAGCCCGGTCACGACGAGGCCCGTGATGCCCGGCTCGTTGCGGTCGGGCGACCAGCTCCCGTCGGCCGCCTGGCGGCCCTTCAGGAACGCGACGGCCTTCGAGGTCAGCGCGGCGGGGTCGGTGCCCGCCAGGGCGGCCAGGCCCCACGTCGGCCGGGACGCGACGCCCAGGAGCCCGGCGGCTCCGGCGGACTGGATCAGGAATCGGCGGCGGGATCGGCGGCTCATGAGATGATGCGTCCTTTCCTGTTGCGGGTTTCGAGAGAATCGTGGGTCCTGGAGGCGCAGTCGAGTTTCGAGCGACGGCGGCCGGCTCAATCGAGGCGGAACGGTTCGAGCGTGGTGTCCGACGAGCCGACGGTCGCTTTCGGGGCGGCGTCCGGGTTCGCGTATTTGCCCTTCCAGACGTCGAACTCGGTGTCCAACCCCCGCTTGTCGGCCCCCGCCCGCAACAACTCGAACGTGACCGAATACTCGCCCGGCGGCACCCCGTCCATGGGGGCCGCGGTGCTCAGGGTGAACCGGCCGTCCTGACCGGTCACCCCGTTCGGGGTGAAGGTCATGTTGAAATTCGGGTGGAGCGTCACCTTCACCCCCCCGACCGGCTTGCCCTTGAACAGCACCGTGCCGGACGTCGGCACGGTCCGAGGGGCCGAGATTCCCTCGCCGCACCCGACCGCCGCCGCGGATGCCAGGGCGACCAGAAGGACGCGATTAGTACGCATCTGAACTGATCACCTCGCCGCCGTTGCGGCTGCCGAGCGCCTTGTAGGTGGCCATGTCGATGGATTGCTTGAGGAACTTCACGCTCCCGTCGCAGAGCAGGAAGTTGCACCCGCCGGGGTGCATGCTGCGGAACGAGTAGATGGGGCCCTTGTAAAGGATGTCGCGCAGGGCGGCCGGGTCCGTGATGGTCCGGGCGTAGTACGGGCCGGTCAGCGTGTTCATGGGCACGGTGGTGCGGCCCTCGCTGTAGTAGTCGCCGCCGCTGGACCCCCAGGCGATCGGGCCGCCCGACGGCACCGGCGTGGCGCCGATGGACACGCTGTTCACCGTCGTCGTGGTGTACCCCTTGAGGATGTTGTGCATCTCGCCGGCGGCGATCGTGTTCGACAGCCCGTCGGTGATGCTCTTGAAACCGATCCGGTACGTGTTGTCGGGCTGCCACCACGTCGGGTCGGCGACGTGCCTCGCCGCCAGCGTCACGCCGGTGGGGTAATCCAGCCCGGCGTCCATCCTCGAGATGAACACCCCGTTGGAGGGGGTGAACCCGTACGCCTGCCCCGGCTTGTAGATGTCGCCGCCCTGCGCCGGGGAGTTGACTTCGCAGTTGCCGCGGTTCCACCCGTAACTCGCGTAGTCGGCGTACACCGGGTTGAGCGGCGGCGGCATGGACGGGCACAGGAAGACCGACAACGGCGACCTGGCCAGGGTGGCGTTGGCCAGGCCGTTGGCCGCCACGGGGACGGTGGAAGTCGCGGCGAGGTTGAGGTTGAAC
Proteins encoded in this window:
- a CDS encoding DUF1559 domain-containing protein, which gives rise to MTRSLRRRRSGFTLIELLVVIAIIAVLIGLLLPAVQAAREAARRMQCTNNLKQMGLAVHSFHDIHQTLPNMSFCGGGCEDTNPGMQNIYYRFRHYPVAFELLPYIEQNNLYNSFNLNLAATSTVPVAANGLANATLARSPLSVFLCPSMPPPLNPVYADYASYGWNRGNCEVNSPAQGGDIYKPGQAYGFTPSNGVFISRMDAGLDYPTGVTLAARHVADPTWWQPDNTYRIGFKSITDGLSNTIAAGEMHNILKGYTTTTVNSVSIGATPVPSGGPIAWGSSGGDYYSEGRTTVPMNTLTGPYYARTITDPAALRDILYKGPIYSFRSMHPGGCNFLLCDGSVKFLKQSIDMATYKALGSRNGGEVISSDAY
- a CDS encoding prenyltransferase/squalene oxidase repeat-containing protein translates to MSRRSRRRFLIQSAGAAGLLGVASRPTWGLAALAGTDPAALTSKAVAFLKGRQAADGSWSPDRNEPGITGLVVTGLLRSGRTTPDEPAVAKGLAYLEKSIDAKAGGLAGVRHSSYATCVALMAFHEADRDGKYKSLIEGAQRFLRSTQFDETNGTPRDHPFYGGAGYGPGGASAPPAPRPEPAKKDATKAATPRPPRPDLSNTSFMIEALRDSGVPADDPALKKAIVFISRCQNLKGEFNDQPWAGKVDDGGFIYTTANGGTSVAGKAEDGGLRSYGSMTYAGLRSLIYAGLTADDPRVKAARGFLVRHYSVEENPGLGQRGLYYYYQAFAKTLAAIGSPTLVDSEGGSHDWRSDLYDALAKRQNPDGSWVNATDGFMEGDANLVTAYGLLALAYASRRS
- a CDS encoding FKBP-type peptidyl-prolyl cis-trans isomerase, whose protein sequence is MLKPPRPRLTISIGGMLALVALAAVVIAYLRPAVTRIEEVKVGTGPPVRAGDAVTVHYMGTLADGTKFDSSRDRNAPSTFIVGKGGLIRGWEVGLVGMRRRNPKAHHPARGRLGTKKGPVPPNSTLDFEVELLGIRSAPSAPPGPWSP